From Polaribacter butkevichii, a single genomic window includes:
- the sprA gene encoding cell surface protein SprA, with amino-acid sequence MRNFLKKIILFLAFAFIANISLHAQTNKNTDSITVKNDTLKLRYNFKKDQTGGLFLDYLAEKEIIFDKDLNKYVIIEKIGDYYTKTPIYLTQREYADYRLKKDMTQYYKDKVSATNSKKKGSKDAQKDLLPTYYVNSDFFKTIFGGSEIKVTPTGSLNLKLGFIYQNTENPQLSEENRSSFTFDFDQQINASIRAQVGTRLDFTANYDTQSTFDFQNLVKIGYEPTEDDILQGIEAGNVSMPIKNSLINGAQSLFGVKTQLKFGNTNITAVFSQQNSESKTVVAEGGASIQEFQLQATDYDNDRHFFLSQYFIDNYANSLKNYPLINSQINITRVEVWITNRNASTEDYRSIVALADIGESDTDVLVNQTGEVQPTSPPTTTGGNIPANESNNLSNLLTTTSGIRSISTVNSTLQPYNMSEGTDYSVLENARKLNTSEYTLNAQLGFISLNRRLNDGEVLAVAYEYTIAGGVTGSTKNSFKVGEFSNDGILAPQALAVKLLRSEILKTKRDRVVGGVTIEESFPTWRLMMKNVYALGAFPLTQDGFRFEIQYRDDQTGIPSNVLQNAKTAGIANLPLLQILKLDQLDQSQFREPDGFFDYVEGITVNSQNGFIFFPEPEPFGNDLADELINTEDATYLFKELYLNTKVNAQNNYQNKDKYFLKGYFKSETSGGIPIGAFNVPRGSVKVTAGGRQLVEGVDYVVDYQLGRVQIIDTGLQASGTPISVSTENNAVFNQQRKTFMGVDVEHKFSDKFIVGATVLNVNERPITPKVNFGSDPINNTMFGVNVDYSTEVPYFTKLANKLPFVDTDVPSNLSVRADMAYLLPGTPSGIDVTGAATSYIDDFEASQIPISILSPLDWHQASTPKYFPGFNGEQEDLSYNYQRGRLAWYNVDQIFYGAGDTPSNISAAELSRAETRQINYRELFPNIQLDITQNSLIRTLDLAYFPSERGSYNFDTGINVNTDGTFSDPENRWGGVMRPLTTNNFDQANIEYVQFWVMDPYENYSIRPEEGLPAGMNPDDVSNQVGDLYINLGNVSEDILKDSRKMYENGLPETGGDLNTAPTTWGKVPTNPSIIYAFNEDDEARANQDVGFDGLNDTDEFAKYSTTLSNFSKLNPNDPASDNFQYFRGSQLDANNASIITRYKNYNNTQGNSPTLNQSPETYPTSSTSYPDVEDINKDQTMNTVESYYEYKISMNRNDLVVGKNFIVDEKTTDVTLENGVNQKTTWYQFRVPIRSGTPVNGISDFNSIRFMRMFLTNFKIPVVIRFGELDLVRGDWRRYTKTLDEDLTTPIDLDDNQLKDFEVGVVSIEQNEGSYIQPPGIERERLQGSTSVQLQNEQSVTLKVNNLPANEARAIYKNISMDLRRFKNLKMFMHLQKNEGALAISDNDFSAIIRLGTDLDDNYYQIEVPLKVSTNGTSALDLWPEANNLNAFLETFGLVKLERDRAGSAITDLYTSIEQDPEIPYTIAVKGNPTLAQLKTIVLGLKNNTTSPISGEVWFNELRSSGFDNQGGWAAVLNADANFADVANVSLSGSMSTVGFGNVEERVNQRSLDETKQYDVATTINLGKVLTPKDWGIQLPMSYSVGEVYIDPKYDPQFQDVELADALGENENSEFSRDYTKRTSISFTNVKKNRNPNSTKKPKFYDVENLAVSYAHNKEFQRNYNIKKRINESVRASASYNFSFDSKPIEPFKNSSLFKSEYLKLIKDFNFNPIPKTFAVNSSINRNYNEQQSRNLVEGLSPQPELKQRRFLFDWDYTIGFDLTKSLQLNFNATNSYVYDTFNSNDEIQVFDDFFNTGRANQYHQTLNGTYNLPIDKIPFLKFIKADYAYTADFDWQAAPQNTIDVDGADVSSVDLIGNVIQNANTHNLNTTLNFDSFYKGLGFEKLLLTKSQRRSLREAKKSKGLKGASLPRTPGRSTAGINKKKKLSIGKTILKGTYDILTSIKQGKISYSENNGQLLPGYTEDVGFLGGAPTSFAFGSQVDIRNKALENGWLVTPRDADGDYYNKTYSKTHYNKLDYTFTLKPIKDLNIDVRGNKIKTRDLSQQLDVINNGTEFGELDQNIAAFETGNFSTSYSMVSTAFSDGDELFQKLRDYRSIISNRLANENGVPVSGFGANSQQVLLPAFMAAYSGQSPDKVNTGLFRNIPIPNWTLRYNGLMKLKFFKKNFSNFVVSHGYRSSYTLSSFTNNLQYDGNNPYANINVANNYEPELLVAAATLVDEFSPLIKLDMKMRNSFSLRGEVKRDRTLTMNFNNSTLTDIKGTEYVFGMGYVFKDVKFNTRFTGKKQTLKGDINLRADVSLRDNLTQIRSVDEDNNQISGGQKLFSIKFTADYRLSNSLTASFYYNHQTSKYAISTTFPRQSINGGFNIIYNLGGN; translated from the coding sequence TTGAGAAATTTTTTAAAAAAAATAATCTTATTTCTTGCTTTTGCTTTTATAGCAAACATTTCCCTACATGCGCAAACAAATAAAAATACAGATTCTATTACCGTAAAAAATGATACTTTAAAGTTAAGATATAACTTTAAAAAAGATCAAACCGGAGGTTTGTTTTTAGACTATTTAGCAGAGAAAGAAATTATCTTTGATAAAGATTTAAACAAATATGTAATTATAGAAAAAATAGGCGATTATTACACTAAAACTCCTATTTATCTAACTCAAAGAGAATACGCAGATTATCGCTTAAAAAAAGATATGACGCAATATTATAAAGACAAAGTAAGCGCTACAAATTCTAAGAAAAAGGGTTCTAAAGACGCTCAAAAAGATTTACTGCCTACTTATTATGTAAATTCAGATTTTTTTAAAACTATTTTTGGTGGAAGTGAAATTAAAGTAACTCCTACAGGAAGTTTAAATTTAAAGCTAGGTTTTATTTATCAGAATACAGAAAACCCACAATTATCAGAAGAAAATAGAAGTAGTTTTACGTTCGATTTTGATCAACAAATTAATGCAAGTATTCGTGCCCAAGTTGGTACACGTTTAGATTTCACTGCAAATTACGACACACAATCTACTTTCGATTTTCAGAACTTAGTAAAAATTGGTTACGAACCTACCGAAGATGATATTTTACAAGGAATAGAAGCAGGTAACGTTTCTATGCCCATTAAAAACTCTTTAATTAACGGTGCGCAAAGTTTATTTGGTGTAAAAACACAATTAAAATTTGGTAACACAAACATAACTGCGGTCTTTTCTCAGCAAAACTCAGAAAGTAAAACTGTTGTTGCAGAAGGTGGAGCATCTATACAAGAATTTCAATTACAGGCAACAGATTATGATAATGATCGTCACTTTTTCTTATCACAGTATTTTATAGACAACTACGCAAATTCTCTTAAAAATTATCCGTTAATCAACAGTCAAATTAACATTACAAGAGTAGAAGTTTGGATAACCAACAGAAATGCTAGTACAGAAGATTATAGAAGTATTGTGGCTTTAGCAGATATTGGAGAATCTGATACAGATGTTTTGGTAAATCAAACAGGAGAAGTACAACCCACAAGTCCGCCAACAACTACGGGTGGAAATATTCCTGCAAATGAGTCTAATAATTTATCTAACTTACTAACTACAACTAGCGGAATTAGAAGTATTTCTACCGTAAATAGCACGTTACAGCCTTACAACATGAGTGAAGGTACAGATTATTCTGTGTTAGAAAATGCCCGAAAATTAAACACAAGTGAATACACCTTAAATGCTCAATTGGGTTTTATTTCTTTAAATAGAAGATTAAATGATGGTGAAGTTTTAGCCGTTGCTTATGAGTATACCATTGCTGGAGGTGTTACAGGAAGCACAAAAAACTCTTTTAAAGTTGGTGAATTTTCTAATGACGGAATATTAGCACCTCAGGCTTTAGCTGTAAAATTATTACGTAGTGAGATTTTAAAAACAAAAAGAGATAGAGTTGTTGGTGGAGTTACTATTGAAGAATCTTTTCCTACATGGCGTTTGATGATGAAAAACGTATACGCTTTAGGTGCTTTTCCGCTAACGCAGGATGGTTTTCGTTTCGAAATTCAATATAGAGATGATCAAACAGGAATTCCTTCTAACGTTTTACAAAATGCTAAAACTGCAGGAATCGCTAATTTACCTTTACTACAAATTTTAAAATTAGACCAGTTAGACCAAAGTCAGTTTAGAGAACCAGACGGATTTTTCGATTATGTAGAAGGCATCACTGTTAATTCTCAAAACGGATTTATCTTTTTCCCAGAGCCAGAACCTTTTGGTAATGATTTAGCAGATGAACTAATAAATACAGAAGATGCTACTTACTTATTTAAAGAACTTTATTTAAATACCAAGGTAAATGCACAAAACAACTATCAAAATAAAGATAAATATTTCTTAAAAGGATATTTTAAATCAGAAACTTCTGGAGGGATACCAATTGGCGCATTTAATGTACCAAGAGGATCTGTAAAAGTAACCGCTGGTGGTAGACAATTGGTAGAAGGTGTAGATTATGTGGTAGATTATCAACTTGGTCGTGTACAAATTATAGATACAGGCTTGCAAGCATCTGGAACACCAATTAGTGTGTCTACAGAAAACAATGCCGTATTTAATCAACAACGAAAAACATTTATGGGTGTTGATGTTGAACATAAATTTTCTGATAAATTTATTGTTGGTGCAACTGTTTTAAATGTAAATGAAAGACCTATTACTCCTAAAGTAAACTTTGGTTCAGACCCAATAAACAACACCATGTTTGGGGTAAATGTAGATTATTCTACAGAAGTGCCTTATTTTACAAAATTGGCAAATAAATTACCTTTTGTAGATACAGATGTGCCTTCTAACTTATCAGTTAGAGCAGATATGGCCTACTTACTTCCTGGTACACCAAGCGGAATAGACGTAACAGGTGCAGCAACTTCTTATATAGATGATTTCGAAGCTTCTCAAATACCAATTAGCATCTTATCTCCGTTAGATTGGCACCAAGCAAGTACTCCTAAATATTTCCCTGGCTTTAATGGTGAACAAGAAGATTTATCTTACAATTACCAAAGAGGAAGATTGGCTTGGTATAATGTAGATCAAATTTTTTACGGAGCAGGAGATACTCCATCAAACATAAGTGCAGCAGAACTTTCTAGAGCAGAAACAAGACAAATTAATTATAGAGAGTTGTTTCCTAATATTCAATTAGACATTACGCAGAATTCATTAATAAGAACCTTAGATTTGGCTTATTTCCCATCAGAAAGAGGTTCTTATAATTTTGATACAGGAATCAATGTAAATACAGATGGTACTTTCTCTGATCCTGAAAATAGATGGGGAGGCGTTATGAGACCTTTAACAACCAATAATTTTGATCAAGCAAATATAGAGTATGTACAATTTTGGGTGATGGACCCTTATGAAAATTATTCAATTAGACCAGAAGAAGGTTTACCTGCAGGAATGAATCCTGACGATGTTTCAAACCAAGTAGGAGATTTATACATTAACTTAGGTAATGTATCCGAAGACATCTTAAAAGATAGTCGTAAAATGTATGAAAATGGTTTACCAGAAACGGGTGGCGATCTAAATACAGCTCCGACAACTTGGGGTAAAGTACCTACAAACCCATCTATTATTTATGCTTTTAATGAAGATGATGAGGCAAGAGCTAACCAAGATGTTGGTTTTGATGGTTTAAATGATACTGATGAATTTGCTAAATACAGTACTACTCTTTCTAACTTTAGTAAATTAAACCCAAATGACCCTGCATCAGATAACTTTCAATACTTTAGAGGATCGCAATTAGATGCTAATAATGCATCAATTATTACTAGATATAAAAACTACAACAACACACAAGGCAACTCACCAACCTTAAATCAATCTCCAGAAACGTATCCAACATCATCAACATCGTATCCAGATGTAGAAGATATTAATAAAGATCAAACCATGAATACCGTAGAAAGTTACTACGAGTATAAAATTTCTATGAATAGAAATGATTTGGTAGTAGGAAAGAATTTTATTGTTGATGAAAAAACAACAGACGTTACTTTAGAAAACGGTGTAAATCAAAAAACAACGTGGTATCAATTTAGAGTTCCTATAAGAAGCGGAACACCAGTTAATGGTATATCAGATTTTAATAGTATCCGTTTTATGAGAATGTTTTTAACCAATTTTAAAATACCTGTTGTAATTCGTTTTGGAGAATTAGACTTGGTACGTGGAGATTGGAGACGTTACACAAAAACACTAGACGAAGACCTAACAACTCCTATAGATTTAGATGATAATCAATTAAAAGATTTTGAAGTTGGTGTTGTAAGTATCGAGCAAAACGAAGGAAGCTACATACAACCTCCAGGAATAGAAAGAGAGCGTTTGCAAGGTAGTACTAGTGTACAACTGCAAAACGAACAATCTGTTACCTTAAAAGTAAACAACCTGCCTGCAAATGAAGCAAGGGCTATTTACAAAAATATTAGTATGGATTTAAGGCGATTCAAAAATTTAAAGATGTTTATGCATCTTCAAAAGAATGAAGGCGCTCTTGCCATAAGTGACAACGACTTTTCTGCCATTATAAGATTAGGTACAGATTTAGATGACAACTATTATCAAATAGAAGTTCCATTAAAAGTTTCTACAAACGGTACTTCTGCCTTAGATCTTTGGCCAGAAGCAAATAATTTAAACGCTTTTTTAGAAACTTTCGGATTAGTAAAATTAGAAAGAGATAGAGCTGGAAGTGCAATTACAGATTTATACACCTCTATAGAACAAGATCCAGAAATTCCGTATACAATAGCTGTAAAAGGAAACCCAACATTAGCACAATTAAAAACAATTGTTTTAGGGCTAAAAAACAATACAACATCGCCAATAAGTGGAGAGGTTTGGTTTAATGAATTACGTTCTTCTGGATTTGACAACCAAGGTGGTTGGGCTGCAGTATTAAATGCCGATGCCAATTTTGCGGATGTAGCAAATGTATCTTTATCTGGTAGTATGTCTACCGTAGGTTTTGGTAATGTAGAAGAAAGGGTAAACCAACGTAGTTTAGACGAAACAAAACAATATGATGTTGCTACAACCATTAATTTAGGAAAAGTCTTAACTCCAAAAGATTGGGGAATTCAGTTACCTATGAGTTATAGTGTTGGTGAGGTTTATATAGACCCTAAATACGATCCTCAATTTCAAGATGTAGAACTAGCAGATGCTTTAGGAGAAAATGAAAACAGTGAGTTTTCTAGAGATTATACTAAAAGAACTAGCATTAGTTTTACAAACGTAAAAAAGAATAGAAACCCTAATTCTACAAAAAAACCTAAGTTTTACGATGTAGAAAATTTAGCAGTTTCTTATGCACATAATAAAGAATTTCAGAGAAATTACAACATCAAAAAACGTATTAACGAAAGTGTAAGAGCTTCTGCATCTTATAACTTTAGTTTCGATTCTAAACCAATAGAACCTTTTAAAAACTCATCACTCTTTAAAAGTGAATATTTAAAGTTGATAAAAGATTTTAACTTTAACCCAATACCTAAAACATTTGCCGTTAATTCTAGCATCAATAGAAATTATAACGAACAACAATCTAGAAATTTAGTAGAAGGATTATCTCCACAACCAGAATTAAAACAACGTAGGTTCTTATTTGATTGGGATTACACAATTGGTTTTGATTTAACAAAATCGTTGCAATTAAATTTTAATGCAACCAATAGTTATGTGTATGATACTTTTAATAGTAATGATGAGATTCAAGTATTTGATGATTTCTTTAACACAGGAAGAGCAAACCAATATCATCAAACATTAAACGGAACCTATAATTTACCAATTGATAAAATTCCGTTTTTAAAATTTATTAAAGCAGATTATGCATACACGGCAGATTTTGATTGGCAAGCGGCACCACAAAACACTATAGATGTTGATGGCGCTGATGTATCTTCTGTAGATTTGATTGGAAACGTAATTCAGAATGCTAATACCCACAATTTAAATACCACTTTAAATTTTGATAGCTTTTACAAAGGCCTTGGTTTCGAAAAATTATTACTAACCAAGAGTCAACGTAGAAGCCTTAGAGAAGCAAAAAAATCGAAAGGATTAAAAGGTGCTAGTTTACCTAGAACTCCTGGAAGAAGCACAGCTGGAATAAATAAAAAGAAAAAACTATCTATTGGTAAAACAATTCTAAAAGGTACTTATGATATTTTAACATCTATAAAACAAGGTAAAATTAGCTACTCGGAAAACAACGGACAATTATTACCAGGTTACACAGAAGATGTTGGCTTTTTAGGAGGCGCACCTACTTCTTTTGCCTTTGGTAGTCAAGTAGACATTAGAAACAAGGCCTTAGAAAATGGATGGTTAGTAACACCAAGAGATGCTGATGGAGATTATTACAATAAAACCTACAGTAAAACACATTACAACAAATTAGATTATACATTTACCTTAAAACCAATTAAGGATTTAAATATAGATGTTAGGGGTAATAAAATTAAAACAAGAGATTTATCTCAACAATTAGATGTTATAAATAACGGAACTGAGTTTGGCGAGTTAGATCAAAATATTGCTGCTTTTGAAACAGGAAACTTTAGTACTAGTTATTCTATGGTTTCTACGGCATTTTCAGACGGCGATGAATTGTTTCAAAAATTAAGAGACTATAGAAGTATCATTTCTAACAGACTTGCAAACGAAAATGGAGTTCCGGTAAGTGGTTTTGGTGCAAATAGTCAACAAGTATTATTACCTGCTTTTATGGCTGCATATTCTGGGCAGAGCCCTGATAAAGTAAACACAGGTTTATTTAGAAATATTCCAATTCCTAACTGGACACTTAGATACAATGGGTTAATGAAATTAAAATTCTTTAAGAAAAACTTTAGCAACTTTGTAGTATCACATGGTTATAGATCTTCTTATACCCTATCTAGTTTTACAAACAACTTGCAGTATGATGGTAATAATCCGTATGCAAATATAAATGTAGCTAACAATTATGAACCAGAATTATTAGTAGCTGCTGCCACTTTAGTTGATGAATTTTCTCCACTAATTAAATTAGATATGAAAATGAGAAACTCTTTCTCACTTAGAGGAGAAGTAAAAAGAGATAGAACCCTTACCATGAATTTTAATAACAGTACTTTAACTGATATTAAAGGAACAGAATATGTTTTTGGAATGGGTTATGTATTTAAAGACGTAAAGTTTAATACCCGATTTACAGGAAAAAAACAAACTCTAAAAGGAGATATAAACTTAAGAGCAGATGTATCTTTAAGAGATAATTTAACACAAATTAGATCTGTAGATGAAGATAATAATCAAATAAGTGGTGGACAGAAACTTTTTTCTATTAAATTTACCGCAGATTATAGATTAAGCAATAGCCTAACAGCATCATTTTACTATAATCATCAAACATCTAAATATGCAATCTCAACCACTTTTCCGAGACAGTCGATTAATGGAGGATTTAATATTATTTATAACCTAGGAGGAAATTAA
- the gcvH gene encoding glycine cleavage system protein GcvH: MKLPLELKYTKDHEWIKIEGNTATVGITEFAQGELGDIVYVDVDTLDDTVEEGDVFGSVEAVKTVSDLFMPLTGEVIEFNEALEDEPELVNSDPYGKGWMIKIELSDTSQIENLLDAEAYKELIQG, encoded by the coding sequence ATGAAATTACCATTAGAGTTAAAATACACAAAAGATCACGAGTGGATTAAAATTGAAGGAAATACTGCAACAGTTGGTATTACAGAATTTGCACAAGGAGAGCTAGGAGATATCGTTTATGTAGATGTAGACACCTTAGACGATACTGTAGAAGAAGGAGATGTTTTTGGTTCTGTAGAGGCGGTTAAAACTGTTTCAGATTTATTTATGCCTTTAACAGGTGAAGTAATTGAATTTAATGAAGCTTTAGAAGACGAACCAGAACTTGTAAATTCTGATCCGTATGGTAAAGGTTGGATGATTAAAATTGAATTATCAGACACTTCTCAAATAGAAAATTTATTAGATGCAGAAGCGTATAAAGAACTTATTCAAGGATAA
- a CDS encoding VanZ family protein, giving the protein MPKLKESFNNIDKVYHLSAYFALSICWLFSFYKKKSLKYVIVISCIIFGIIIEVLQATLTVYRTGDYKDVLANTLGILLGLFVFNQILKKITVNSY; this is encoded by the coding sequence ATGCCTAAGCTTAAAGAAAGTTTTAATAACATAGACAAAGTATATCACCTGTCTGCATACTTTGCACTTTCTATTTGCTGGTTGTTCTCATTTTATAAAAAAAAATCACTAAAATATGTTATCGTAATTAGTTGCATAATTTTTGGCATAATTATTGAAGTTTTGCAAGCAACATTAACCGTATACAGAACAGGCGATTACAAAGATGTACTTGCAAATACCCTAGGTATTTTATTAGGATTGTTCGTTTTTAATCAAATATTAAAAAAAATTACAGTTAATTCATACTAA
- a CDS encoding energy transducer TonB produces MEIKKHPKSNLENYSKIFMQIGLVLALFVTYAAIEKKTYDRNIGDLGTVTMNAEMEEETVITERVEPVKPKTPPPPAPEKIEIVEDEKEVEETVIESTETDETEAIEVEEIVEVEEVEEVVEDVSFMIIEDVPVFPGCKGSKNELKACFSKMVQKHFSRKFDANLPNELGLSPGRKRVFIGFKIDKNGNIVNVNARAPHPKIKSEVIKVMKQLPKMKPGKQRGKPVGVKYSIPFTLIVE; encoded by the coding sequence ATGGAAATTAAAAAACACCCAAAATCAAATTTAGAAAATTACAGTAAAATTTTTATGCAAATAGGTTTGGTTTTAGCATTATTTGTAACCTATGCTGCAATAGAAAAGAAAACATACGATAGAAATATTGGTGATTTAGGTACTGTAACGATGAATGCCGAAATGGAAGAAGAAACTGTAATTACTGAAAGAGTAGAGCCAGTGAAACCAAAAACGCCACCACCACCAGCACCAGAAAAAATTGAAATTGTTGAAGATGAAAAGGAAGTTGAAGAAACTGTAATTGAATCTACTGAAACAGATGAAACTGAAGCAATAGAAGTAGAAGAAATTGTAGAGGTAGAAGAAGTAGAAGAAGTTGTAGAAGATGTAAGTTTTATGATTATTGAAGATGTACCTGTATTTCCTGGATGTAAAGGAAGTAAAAATGAGTTAAAAGCTTGTTTTAGTAAAATGGTACAAAAGCACTTCTCAAGAAAATTTGATGCAAATTTACCTAACGAACTAGGTTTATCTCCAGGTAGAAAAAGAGTATTTATTGGTTTTAAAATTGATAAAAACGGAAATATTGTTAACGTAAACGCTAGAGCACCACACCCAAAAATTAAAAGTGAGGTTATTAAAGTGATGAAACAATTACCTAAAATGAAACCTGGTAAACAAAGAGGAAAACCAGTAGGTGTAAAATATAGTATTCCATTTACATTAATTGTAGAGTAA
- a CDS encoding toxin-antitoxin system YwqK family antitoxin translates to MKKILTLIVLCVAAIGYSQDKEVTYTAEGNLVKATYYYEDGSISTQGYFNDKKLTGEWTRFDKEGNKVQIANYKDGKKVGKWFVWNDDSLREINYDNNAIVDVNLWKHEAKLASNK, encoded by the coding sequence ATGAAAAAAATACTAACACTTATAGTTCTTTGTGTAGCAGCAATAGGATATTCTCAAGATAAAGAAGTAACTTATACAGCAGAAGGTAATTTGGTAAAAGCTACTTATTACTATGAAGATGGATCAATAAGTACTCAAGGTTACTTTAATGATAAAAAATTAACCGGAGAATGGACTCGTTTTGATAAAGAAGGTAATAAAGTTCAAATAGCCAATTATAAAGACGGTAAAAAAGTTGGCAAATGGTTTGTTTGGAACGATGATTCTTTAAGAGAAATTAATTATGATAACAATGCAATTGTTGATGTAAATTTATGGAAGCATGAAGCAAAGTTAGCTTCTAATAAATAA
- a CDS encoding dodecin family protein: MAVMKVIEVLANSEKSWEEATRKAVKQASKSVKNIKSVFVQSQSAVVNGDEVTEFRVNLKITFEVN; the protein is encoded by the coding sequence ATGGCAGTTATGAAAGTTATTGAGGTATTAGCAAACTCAGAAAAAAGTTGGGAAGAAGCAACAAGAAAGGCAGTAAAACAAGCCTCTAAATCGGTAAAAAATATTAAATCTGTATTTGTACAATCGCAAAGTGCTGTTGTTAATGGAGATGAAGTTACCGAGTTTAGAGTTAACTTAAAAATTACTTTTGAAGTAAATTAA
- a CDS encoding mechanosensitive ion channel family protein: MDKYLEYLKGLIIEFTPKILVALAILIIGLLVIKLIVKTSRKVMNKGGIDLTLQKFLGNLIGWGLKILLIIAVISKLGVETTSFAAILAAAGLAVGLALQGSLANFAGGVLIMIFKPFKLGDLIEAQGEIGVVKEIEIFTTKLTGLSNKEIIIPNGTLSNGNIVNYTTEGTRRVDLTIGVSYDADIKQTKEVLMNVLTSHPKVLKDPAPGVTVSELADSSVNFAVRPWCKTEDYWNVYFDVTENVKLALDKAGIEIPYPHQVNVKK; the protein is encoded by the coding sequence ATGGATAAATATCTTGAATATTTAAAAGGATTAATAATTGAGTTTACACCAAAAATATTAGTTGCATTAGCAATTCTAATTATTGGGTTATTAGTTATCAAACTAATTGTTAAAACATCTAGAAAAGTAATGAACAAAGGTGGAATAGACCTTACGCTTCAAAAATTTTTAGGGAACTTAATTGGTTGGGGACTAAAAATATTATTAATCATAGCTGTTATCTCTAAACTTGGGGTAGAAACTACTTCTTTTGCGGCTATTTTAGCAGCAGCAGGTTTAGCTGTTGGTTTAGCATTACAAGGGTCTTTAGCAAACTTTGCTGGAGGAGTTTTAATTATGATTTTTAAACCTTTTAAACTTGGTGACTTAATAGAAGCACAAGGTGAAATTGGTGTTGTAAAAGAAATTGAAATTTTTACAACAAAGCTTACTGGTTTATCTAACAAAGAAATTATAATACCAAATGGTACATTATCAAACGGAAATATTGTTAACTATACTACAGAAGGTACAAGACGTGTAGATTTAACTATAGGCGTTTCTTATGATGCAGATATTAAGCAAACAAAAGAAGTTTTAATGAATGTGTTAACTTCTCATCCAAAAGTATTAAAAGACCCTGCCCCAGGAGTTACTGTATCTGAATTAGCAGATAGTTCTGTTAATTTTGCTGTAAGACCTTGGTGTAAAACAGAAGATTACTGGAATGTATACTTTGATGTAACAGAAAATGTAAAATTAGCACTTGATAAAGCAGGAATTGAAATTCCTTATCCACATCAAGTTAATGTTAAAAAGTAG
- the tsaB gene encoding tRNA (adenosine(37)-N6)-threonylcarbamoyltransferase complex dimerization subunit type 1 TsaB encodes MVIILNIETATKNCSVSIAKNGEVIALKELNNGKYSHAEVLHPFILDVLNEANLTSNQIDAVAVSKGPGSYTGLRIGVSAAKGLCFAFDKPLISIKTLESLAYAISVDEGVIISMLDARRMEVYAAVFNKNHDQVRDIKAEIIDENSFAEYLEAGKVTFLGDGAHKCKDVITHKNAVFVDDKFPSAKEMAQLSYDKYKKNDIEDVAYFEPFYLKDFVVIPEKKKKPTF; translated from the coding sequence TTGGTAATTATCCTTAACATAGAAACCGCAACCAAAAATTGCTCTGTTAGTATTGCAAAAAATGGTGAAGTTATTGCGCTTAAAGAATTAAATAATGGTAAGTATTCCCATGCAGAAGTACTGCATCCTTTTATTTTAGATGTTTTAAATGAAGCAAATCTTACTTCTAATCAAATAGACGCTGTAGCGGTAAGTAAAGGACCAGGATCTTATACGGGCTTAAGAATTGGTGTTTCGGCTGCAAAAGGGCTTTGTTTTGCTTTTGATAAGCCGTTGATATCTATTAAAACCTTAGAATCTTTAGCGTATGCTATTTCTGTTGATGAAGGCGTAATAATATCGATGTTAGATGCAAGAAGAATGGAAGTGTATGCTGCTGTTTTTAACAAAAATCATGACCAGGTAAGAGATATTAAAGCAGAGATTATTGATGAAAACTCTTTTGCGGAATACTTAGAAGCTGGTAAGGTTACCTTTTTAGGTGATGGTGCTCACAAGTGCAAAGATGTAATTACTCATAAAAATGCTGTTTTTGTTGATGATAAGTTTCCTTCTGCTAAAGAAATGGCGCAATTATCTTATGATAAGTACAAAAAAAACGACATCGAAGATGTCGCTTATTTTGAACCTTTTTATTTAAAAGATTTTGTAGTGATTCCAGAAAAGAAAAAGAAACCTACTTTTTAA